In Myxococcus virescens, a single genomic region encodes these proteins:
- a CDS encoding sulfatase-like hydrolase/transferase: MPESPPSGILRSWWPRLLVGAVLGVLLFAAESWLLLRSGVVGMDIPVDGPYAALMAAVRPVLPGLLLRIAAVYAVAGMVLAVAGTLLARAWGRGGAWATLGQGLLLFMLLAWDRAIARPALFDDLPALRSLLAWLVDHGEPWHPRAVLAAWLVAHAAVWVARTRQWRRAGWAGAALAGVAGLLVVGKGMAGRGAPAHPLVVVIGIDAFRPDRLKSQGGSGEVAPHVERLLEEATLFTRAYTPIAQTEPAWRSLLTARWPHETGVRYSLTSDSRMQLQRTFAESFSQAGWRTVFATDCSRFHAEGPASGFETRLQPPRGAVNFLLEKLRYRALGMFADHALGAAWLPEFIDNRALAGIHDPMGYAERLASRLVDEASQGPTLFAFHATAAHFPGDPVHPFYRRFVPASEPLERRLRMHFAPVSPGAKGGWNRAGAEALYDELIAQADAQVGTLLDALRRSGRYDDALILLLSDHGESFHADRADLAGATPVHGARLSEEENRILLAVKPPKGRGTAPALVDSLVRLVDVGPTLLELSGLPSLSDVDGVSLAPLLRGEDLGPLSLYAETGFTHVLPEVFDPGHWPGAPRSFDAYRIRPDGVVEMGPAAHARILQEKDVGAFDGQRWWVDRPQADGTVLRACQGDCEGLDALALEAWFDRVQGRTAAGGWRKVAGHVDDSGHPEPSGTLRAPKQLLRMRPGQRPGPAHPQPRGG; this comes from the coding sequence ATGCCCGAATCCCCCCCTTCCGGCATTCTCCGTTCCTGGTGGCCGCGCCTGCTCGTGGGGGCCGTGCTGGGTGTGTTGCTGTTCGCCGCCGAGTCGTGGCTGCTGCTGCGCTCGGGTGTCGTGGGCATGGACATCCCGGTGGATGGCCCCTACGCGGCGTTGATGGCGGCCGTGCGGCCTGTCCTCCCTGGCCTGCTGTTGCGAATCGCTGCCGTGTACGCCGTGGCCGGCATGGTGCTGGCCGTGGCGGGGACACTGCTGGCGCGTGCCTGGGGACGGGGCGGCGCGTGGGCGACGTTGGGGCAGGGGCTGCTGTTGTTCATGCTGCTGGCGTGGGACCGGGCCATCGCGCGTCCGGCCCTCTTCGATGACCTGCCCGCGCTCCGGTCGCTGCTGGCCTGGCTGGTGGACCATGGCGAGCCCTGGCATCCCCGCGCGGTGCTGGCGGCCTGGCTGGTGGCGCACGCGGCGGTGTGGGTGGCGCGCACGCGGCAGTGGCGGCGCGCGGGATGGGCAGGCGCGGCGCTGGCAGGCGTGGCGGGGCTGCTGGTGGTGGGGAAGGGGATGGCTGGACGCGGCGCGCCCGCGCATCCGCTGGTGGTCGTCATCGGCATCGACGCGTTCCGGCCGGACCGGCTGAAGTCGCAGGGAGGCTCGGGCGAGGTGGCGCCCCACGTGGAGCGCCTGCTGGAAGAGGCCACGCTCTTCACCCGCGCGTACACGCCCATTGCCCAGACGGAGCCCGCGTGGCGTTCGCTGCTCACCGCGCGGTGGCCGCACGAGACGGGCGTGCGCTACTCGCTGACGTCCGACTCGCGGATGCAGCTCCAGCGAACCTTCGCGGAGTCCTTCTCCCAGGCGGGGTGGCGCACGGTGTTCGCCACCGACTGCTCGCGCTTCCACGCGGAGGGGCCCGCGTCCGGCTTCGAGACGCGCCTGCAACCGCCGCGCGGGGCGGTGAACTTCCTCCTGGAGAAGCTGCGTTACCGCGCGCTGGGCATGTTCGCTGACCACGCGTTGGGTGCCGCCTGGTTGCCCGAGTTCATCGACAACCGCGCGCTGGCCGGCATCCATGACCCCATGGGCTACGCGGAGCGGCTGGCCTCGCGGCTGGTGGACGAGGCGAGCCAGGGCCCCACGTTGTTCGCCTTCCACGCGACGGCGGCGCATTTTCCGGGCGATCCGGTGCATCCGTTCTATCGCCGCTTCGTGCCCGCCTCGGAGCCGCTGGAGCGTCGGCTGCGCATGCACTTTGCCCCGGTGTCTCCAGGCGCGAAGGGCGGCTGGAACCGGGCGGGCGCGGAGGCGCTCTACGACGAGCTGATTGCGCAGGCGGACGCGCAGGTGGGGACGCTGCTGGACGCGCTGCGCCGCTCGGGGCGCTACGACGATGCGCTCATCCTCCTGCTGTCGGACCATGGCGAGAGCTTCCACGCGGACCGCGCGGACCTCGCGGGCGCGACGCCGGTGCATGGCGCGCGGCTGTCGGAGGAGGAGAACCGCATCCTCCTGGCGGTGAAGCCGCCCAAGGGACGGGGGACGGCGCCAGCCCTGGTGGACTCGCTGGTGCGGTTGGTGGACGTGGGGCCCACGCTGCTGGAGCTGTCCGGGCTGCCGAGCCTGTCGGATGTGGACGGCGTGTCGCTGGCGCCGCTGCTGCGCGGCGAGGACCTGGGCCCGCTGTCGCTGTACGCGGAGACGGGCTTCACCCATGTGCTGCCGGAGGTGTTCGACCCGGGGCACTGGCCGGGGGCGCCTCGCTCCTTCGACGCGTACCGCATCCGTCCGGATGGCGTGGTGGAGATGGGGCCCGCGGCCCACGCCCGCATCCTCCAGGAGAAGGACGTGGGCGCCTTCGACGGCCAGCGCTGGTGGGTGGACCGGCCCCAGGCCGACGGCACGGTACTGCGCGCCTGCCAGGGCGACTGTGAAGGGCTGGACGCCCTCGCGCTGGAGGCGTGGTTCGACCGCGTGCAGGGCCGGACGGCGGCGGGAGGCTGGCGTAAGGTGGCCGGCCATGTCGACGACTCCGGACACCCAGAGCCTTCAGGAACGCTACGCGCCCCAAAACAGCTGCTTCGGATGCGGCCCGGCCAACGCCCAGGGCCTGCGCATCCGCAGCCGCGTGGAGGGTGA